The Tenebrio molitor chromosome 5, icTenMoli1.1, whole genome shotgun sequence genome has a segment encoding these proteins:
- the LOC138131485 gene encoding zinc finger protein 726-like — MEQLYICRTCLKTNLPRTSCIKIFNKTEANQMSLKDMLETFMPEMDLDIFDGEMVLCLQCSELLKNAYIFKNTCLKTEEKIYDYLHHYNIKLGKKICLSSVLSHTISDLNFSSMTNGEDPPESKVVNLPHILLDNSMQGNSDSNPSSSDLFSRDINDFEEMQSENEEKAKVAAPQRTRKCRRATASKKKKDRDYYNSLKRSYTCDLCEYKAYRVDLLTTHKLKHDKNMVRVKEYKCELCMYSTPRKRALDRHLFTHKRQSQHLCEVCNKPFAEKYQLKLHEMTHTGQELPHKCQECGKGYLTKSYLKQHMETRHLAKDKQVCLECNEEKCEHLFTRYYKCKMCDSSFSDKRGLDAHKFTHTGGELPFKCLHCSFSTAWKGNLKKHLHNKH; from the exons atggaACAGTTGTACATTTGTAGGACGTGTTTAAAAACGAATTTGCCGCGAACGAGTTgcataaaaatttttaataagacCGAAGCGAATCAAATGTCGCTTAAAGACATGTTGGAGACTTTCATGCCCGAGATG GACCTGGACATCTTCGACGGTGAAATGGTGCTGTGCCTCCAGTGCtcagaattattaaaaaatgcgTACATATTCAAAAACACCTGTCTCAAAACTGAGGAAAAAATCTATGACTATCTCCATCATTACAACATAAAACTGGgcaagaaaatttgtttgaGTAGCGTGCTAAGCCACACGATATCGGATTTGAACTTTTCTTCCATGACAAATGGTGAAGACCCTCCTGAATCCAAAGTTGTCAATCTACCTCACATTTTACTAGATAATAGTATGCAAGGAAACAGTGATAG CAACCCGAGCAGTTCAGATTTGTTCAGCAGGGatataaatgattttgaagaGATGCAGTCGGAAAACGAGGAGAAAGCAAAAGTGGCGGCGCCGCAGCGAACGCGGAAATGCCGTCGCGCAACTGCCTCCAAAAA AAAGAAAGACCGAGACTACTACAACTCGTTGAAACGCAGCTACACGTGCGACTTGTGCGAGTACAAGGCCTACCGAGTGGACCTGCTCACCACCCACAAGCTGAAACACGACAAAAACATGGTGCGGGTGAAAGAGTACAAATGCGAGCTGTGCATGTACAGCACACCGCGCAAGCGTGCCCTAGACCGCCACCTGTTCACCCACAAGCGTCAATCGCAGCACTTGTGCGAGGTTTGCAACAAACCCTTCGCCGAGAAGTACCAGTTGAAGTTGCACGAGATGACCCACACGGGTCAGGAGCTCCCGCACAAGTGTCAGGAGTGCGGCAAGGGATACTTGACCAAGTCCTACCTCAAGCAACACATGGAGACCAGACATCTGGCCAAAGACAAACAGGTTTGCCTGGAGTGTAATGAAGAGAAGTGCGAACACTTGTTCACCAGGTACTACAAGTGCAAGATGTGCGATTCCAGTTTTAGCGACAAGAGGGGGCTGGATGCGCACAAGTTTACGCATACGGGGGGCGAACTCCCGTTCAAGTGTTTGCATTGCAGTTTTAGCACGGCGTGGAAGGGCAATCTGAAGAAGCATCTCCACAATAAGCACTGA
- the LOC138131489 gene encoding SAP domain-containing ribonucleoprotein isoform X1 has translation MADGAVLSSGVDISKLKVPDLKRELKSRGLNATGNKNELVERLQAALKSNERASNESVDDLDEDLLNEDDDDVHLETTESVISDIDTALNDTLPAKGEKRKNDEDETKDDKEKVPPSTKKVVLNRNTPLIMDKRISTESKESSEKSNGSTEEKKVIKLSGLSAKERLEMRAKKFDVTLSNEAKKVARAERFGDSGNSSSAIHTKVKTSVEVLKQRAERFGGSVSKVMTSLDVQEKMEKRKARFGIVTPEDRAKQRLERFKEPVK, from the exons ATGGCGGACGGTGCTGTTTTATCATCTGGAGTGGATATTTCCAAATTAAAG GTCCCAGACTTGAAACGGGAACTGAAGAGTCGAGGCTTGAACGCAACAGGAAACAAAAACGAGTTGGTTGAAAGACTGCAAGCGGCTCTCAAATCGAACGAAAGGGCCAGCAATGAATCTGTCGACGATCTGGATGAAGACTTGTTAAAC GAGGACGACGACGATGTTCATTTGGAAACTACCGAATCTGTAATAAGTGATATCGATACTGCCCTTAATGACACTCTTCCAGCAAAAGGTGAGAAACGCAAAAACGACGAGGATGAGACAAAGGACGACAAAGAAAAGGTCCCCCcgtcaacaaaaaaagtagTTTTAAACAGAAATACACCTCTTATAATGGACAAGAGAATATCAACGGAAAGCAAAGAAAGCTCAGAGAAATCCAATGGATcaactgaagaaaaaaaggttATTAAATTGTCAGGGCTCTCAGCGAAAGAA CGCTTGGAGATGagggcgaaaaaatttgatgtcacTCTTAGCAATGAGGCAAAAAAAGTTGCGAGAGCCGAACGATTCGGCGATTCAGGAAACTCGTCAAGCGCGATACACACGAAAGTG AAAACTAGCGTGGAAGTACTTAAACAAAGGGCAGAGAGGTTTGGGGGGTCAGTTTCCAAAGTGATGACCAGTCTTGACGTTcaggaaaaaatggaaaagcGCAAAGCTCGATTTGGGATTGTCACACCGGAAGATAGAGCAAAACAGCGACTAGAAAGATTTAAAGAACCTGTAAaataa
- the LOC138131487 gene encoding venom protease-like: protein MLSKFIFVVVALLCININHTNGQSASCITPDQNPGTCININDCAPLLNLLLTQNRNNTIRQYLRASVCEYRQRTAIVCCPQQRATNVETTPTAEQVRNVETTTSQSQTGGSSKLPKSPDCGFSNVTIPRIVNGVPAKLGEFPWIVALGYRNAKNPQLPKWLCGGSLITDRHVLTAAHCIYNRPDLYLARLGDLDLFDNNDGAKPSTVSLANAKIHENYSPTRYNNDIAILTLQESVNNPTVWPICLPTVNPYRSMSYLNFSPTLAGWGSVSFRGPSSSTLQQIFVPVLDNQQCVRAFAKAATIDDKILCAGSLNGDKDACGGDSGGPLMHEINEGNNYRVYQIGIVSYGFRCAVPGYPGVYTRVTAYVDWIEKNLN, encoded by the exons ATGTTGTCCAAGTTCATCTTCGTCGTTGTAGCTTTATTGTGCATCAACATCAACCATACGAATGGACAAA GCGCATCTTGCATAACACCGGACCAAAACCCCGGAACTTGCATAAACATCAACGACTGCGCccctttattaaatttactgTTGACCCAAAACCGTAACAACACAATCCGTCAGTATTTGAGGGCGTCAGTCTGCGAATACAGACAACGAACTGCTATAGTGTGTTGTCCGCAACAACGAGCCACAAATGTTGAAACCACCCCTACGGCGGAACAAGTTAGAAATGTTGAAACCACTACATCTCAAAGTCAGACCGGGGGCAGCAGTAAACTGCCCAAGAGCCCAGATTGCGGTTTTAGCAACGTCACCATTCCCAGAATCGTCAATGGGGTACCAGCGAAATTAG gaGAATTCCCTTGGATTGTGGCTCTGGGGTACAGAAACGCGAAAAACCCGCAACTACCGAAGTGGTTATGCGGCGGCTCGTTGATCACCGACAGACACGTTTTAACTGCAGCTCACTGCATCTACAATCGACCAGATCT GTACTTGGCACGTTTGGGAGACTTGGATCTATTCGACAACAACGACGGTGCCAAACCTTCAACAGTATCTTTAGCAAACGCAAAAATTCACGAAAACTACAGTCCCACTAGATATAACAACGACATCGCGATCCTCACCCTCCAAGAATCAGTCAACAATC CTACGGTCTGGCCCATTTGCTTGCCAACAGTCAACCCCTATCGCTCCATGAGCTACTTAAACTTCTCCCCAACTCTGGCAGGGTGGGGATCTGTGTCTTTCc GTGGACCGTCGAGTTCAACGCTCCAACAAATCTTCGTTCCAGTTCTGGACAACCAGCAATGTGTTCGTGCTTTTGCCAAAGCTGCAACGATAGATGACAAGATATTGTGCGCGGGTTCTTTAAATGGGGATAAAGACGCTTGCGGAGGCGACTCCGGGGGTCCTCTGATGCATGAAATCAACGAAGGAAACAATTACCGAGTTTATCAGATCGGGATCGTTTCGTACGGTTTCCGGTGTGCTGTTCCCGGATACCCCGGAGTGTACACCAGAGTTACAGCGTATGTGGACTGGatagaaaaaaatctgaacTAA
- the LOC138131489 gene encoding SAP domain-containing ribonucleoprotein isoform X2 translates to MADGAVLSSGVDISKLKVPDLKRELKSRGLNATGNKNELVERLQAALKSNERASNESVDDLDEDLLNEDDDDVHLETTESVISDIDTALNDTLPAKGEKRKNDEDETKDDKEKVPPSTKKVVLNRNTPLIMDKRISTESKESSEKSNGSTEEKKRLEMRAKKFDVTLSNEAKKVARAERFGDSGNSSSAIHTKVKTSVEVLKQRAERFGGSVSKVMTSLDVQEKMEKRKARFGIVTPEDRAKQRLERFKEPVK, encoded by the exons ATGGCGGACGGTGCTGTTTTATCATCTGGAGTGGATATTTCCAAATTAAAG GTCCCAGACTTGAAACGGGAACTGAAGAGTCGAGGCTTGAACGCAACAGGAAACAAAAACGAGTTGGTTGAAAGACTGCAAGCGGCTCTCAAATCGAACGAAAGGGCCAGCAATGAATCTGTCGACGATCTGGATGAAGACTTGTTAAAC GAGGACGACGACGATGTTCATTTGGAAACTACCGAATCTGTAATAAGTGATATCGATACTGCCCTTAATGACACTCTTCCAGCAAAAGGTGAGAAACGCAAAAACGACGAGGATGAGACAAAGGACGACAAAGAAAAGGTCCCCCcgtcaacaaaaaaagtagTTTTAAACAGAAATACACCTCTTATAATGGACAAGAGAATATCAACGGAAAGCAAAGAAAGCTCAGAGAAATCCAATGGATcaactgaagaaaaaaag CGCTTGGAGATGagggcgaaaaaatttgatgtcacTCTTAGCAATGAGGCAAAAAAAGTTGCGAGAGCCGAACGATTCGGCGATTCAGGAAACTCGTCAAGCGCGATACACACGAAAGTG AAAACTAGCGTGGAAGTACTTAAACAAAGGGCAGAGAGGTTTGGGGGGTCAGTTTCCAAAGTGATGACCAGTCTTGACGTTcaggaaaaaatggaaaagcGCAAAGCTCGATTTGGGATTGTCACACCGGAAGATAGAGCAAAACAGCGACTAGAAAGATTTAAAGAACCTGTAAaataa